In a genomic window of Telopea speciosissima isolate NSW1024214 ecotype Mountain lineage chromosome 5, Tspe_v1, whole genome shotgun sequence:
- the LOC122662344 gene encoding pollen-specific leucine-rich repeat extensin-like protein 3 isoform X1 — protein sequence MVLRSFPSKMQASGCFLLFLAFSSSLFVSSSLALTNAQASWIARRQLLTLREGGHLPDNYEFEVDLKIKFANDRLRRAYIALQAWKKAIFSDPQNLTGNWVGANVCDYNGVFCAPALDDPSINVVAGVDLNKADIAGYLPPELGLLTDLALFHINSNRFCGIVPPSFGKLPSLYELDISNNRFVGGFPKETLSIPGLKYLDIRFNDFEGELPSELFEKDLDAIFVNNNRFSGKIPDSLGNTHASVVVFANNKFSGCIPGSITKMGSLEEIIFMNNNLSGCVPPEFGLLGNATVLDLAGNNLVGSLPTSFSGLKNVELLDISGNKLTGFVPQNLCQLPKLQNFTFSYNYFKGEAPECLATKESELVLDDTNNCLAGRPEQKTASECLPVLSRPVDCTKLKCGNPATPSPKPTPPTPKPQPPPAPVSTPPPVVTPTPPAPVSTPPPVVTPTPPSPISIPPVVAPTPEPETPTPSMVGPREPERPVVPPPKISPVLEPTPVSSPPPPASVQSPPPPVNSPPPPVVHSPPPPVNSPPPPPVVRSPPPPVNSPPPPPVVRSPPPPVVHSPPPPVVHSPPPPVNSPPPPAVVHSPPPPVVHSPPPPVNSPPPPPVVHSPPPPVVHSPPPQVVHSPPPPVVHSPPPPVVHPPPPPVVHSPPPPMVQSPPPPVVHSPLPPVVYSPPPPVVYSPPPPVVPSPPPPVVHSPPPPVNSPPPPVVHSPPPTPVKSPPPPAPVSSPPPAPADDFILPPNLGFQYSSPPPPIFPGY from the coding sequence ATGGTGTTGCGTAGCTTCCCATCCAAAATGCAGGCCTCAGGCTGCTTTTTACTTTTCCTcgccttttcttcttctttattcgTTTCCTCTTCCTTAGCTTTGACCAATGCACAAGCTTCCTGGATTGCCCGTCGCCAGCTCTTAACCCTCCGTGAGGGCGGTCATCTACCTGATAATTATGAGTTTGAGGTCGATCTCAAGATTAAATTCGCCAACGATAGGCTTCGTAGGGCCTACATTGCCCTCCAAGCCTGGAAGAAGGCCATATTTTCCGACCCCCAAAATCTCACTGGCAATTGGGTTGGTGCTAATGTCTGCGACTACAATGGCGTTTTCTGCGCCCCAGCCCTTGATGACCCATCGATTAATGTCGTGGCCGGTGTCGACCTCAACAAAGCTGACATCGCCGGGTACCTGCCCCCCGAGCTTGGTCTCCTAACCGATCTGGCTCTCTTCCACATTAACTCAAACAGGTTTTGTGGGATcgttccaccaagcttcggtaAGCTGCCATCTCTCTACGAGCTGGACATTAGCAATAACCGCTTTGTTGGGGGTTTCCCTAAAGAGACACTCTCCATCCCTGGTCTCAAGTATTTAGATATCCGTTTCAATGACTTCGAAGGAGAACTCCCATCGGAGCTCTTTGAGAAGGATTTGGACGCAATTTTCGTGAACAATAACAGATTCAGTGGTAAAATCCCTGATTCTCTGGGTAATACCCATGCTTCTGTTGTGGTGTTCGCCAACAACAAGTTCAGCGGTTGCATTCCAGGAAGCATAACAAAGATGGGCTCATTGGAAGAGATTATCTTCATGAATAACAATCTGTCTGGTTGCGTTCCTCCAGAATTTGGGCTTTTAGGGAACGCTACCGTTCTCGATTTGGCAGGGAATAACTTGGTTGGTTCTTTGCCAACCAGTTTCTCTGGGTTGAAGAATGTGGAGTTGTTGGATATTTCTGGTAACAAATTGACTGGATTTGTGCCTCAGAACTTGTGCCAATtacctaaattgcagaatttcacaTTCTCTTACAATTACTTCAAGGGTGAGGCACCTGAGTGTTTAGCAACAAAGGAATCAGAGTTGGTGTTGGACGATACGAACAATTGCTTGGCTGGTAGGCCGGAACAGAAGACAGCAAGCGAATGTTTGCCTGTGCTGAGCAGACCAGTGGATTGCACCAAGTTGAAGTGTGGAAATCCAGCAACACCATCTCCAAAGCCAACACCACCCACCCCAAAACCACAACCACCACCTGCACCAGTCTCAACTCCACCACCAGTTGTGACACCTACACCTCCTGCACCAGTCTCGACTCCACCACCGGTTGTGACACCTACACCTCCTTCACCAATCTCAATTCCACCAGTTGTGGCTCCTACACCAGAACCTGAAACACCAACCCCTTCAATGGTGGGCCCAAGAGAACCAGAACGTCCGGTTGTACCACCACCAAAAATCTCTCCTGTGCTGGAACCAACTCCAGTGTCCtcacctccaccaccagcaTCAGTCCAATCCCCCCCACCACCGGTGAACTCTCCCCCACCACCAGTCGTCCActccccaccaccaccagtgAACtctcccccaccaccaccagttGTCCGctccccaccaccaccagtgAACtctcccccaccaccaccagttGTCCGctccccaccaccaccagtgGTGCACTCTCCTCCACCACCAGTCGTCCActccccaccaccaccagtgAACTCTCCCCCACCACCAGCAGTGGTGCACTCTCCTCCACCGCCAGTCGTCCActccccaccaccaccagtgAACtctcccccaccaccaccagtgGTGCACTCTCCTCCACCACCAGTCGTCCACTCTCCCCCACCACAAGTCGTCCActccccaccaccaccagtcGTCCACTCCCCTCCACCACCAGTGGTGcaccctccaccaccaccagtcGTCCActccccaccaccaccaatgGTCCAgtccccaccaccaccagtcGTTCACTCCCCACTACCACCAGTCGTCTACTCTCCCCCACCACCAGTCGTCTActccccaccaccaccagtcgtcccttctccaccaccaccagtcGTCcactctccaccaccaccagtgAACTCTCCCCCACCACCAGTCGTCCACTCCCCACCACCCACACCAGTCAagtctcca